A genomic window from Synechococcus sp. CBW1107 includes:
- a CDS encoding Hsp20/alpha crystallin family protein has translation MLTLRHSPFDLLERLEQQVNQAERVPAAEVHETDQAYVVVLELPGVDKNSIEVKATDRSLLISAERRSQTTSDNNEAKDAGPIHSEFRYGTWSRSFRFPAGLQREAIEARYRDGLLTVTAPKAQTHSTVVVKVED, from the coding sequence ATGCTGACCCTGCGCCATTCCCCCTTCGATCTGCTCGAGCGTCTGGAGCAACAGGTCAATCAGGCCGAGCGTGTACCAGCCGCTGAAGTACATGAAACTGATCAGGCCTATGTCGTCGTACTGGAACTGCCCGGCGTTGACAAGAACTCGATCGAAGTGAAGGCCACCGACCGCTCCCTGCTGATCAGCGCGGAGCGTCGCTCCCAGACCACCAGCGACAACAACGAGGCCAAGGACGCCGGCCCCATCCACAGCGAATTCCGCTATGGCACCTGGAGCCGCAGCTTCCGTTTTCCCGCCGGCCTGCAGCGGGAGGCCATCGAAGCCCGGTACCGCGATGGCCTGCTCACCGTCACGGCCCCCAAGGCCCAGACCCACAGCACCGTTGTCGTCAAAGTGGAGGACTGA
- a CDS encoding acyltransferase family protein translates to MVGQIDSVSSDSTSRLLYIDNLRILLAILVILHHLSSSYGAPGDWYYSEEGQLGAVTSMVLTLFITLNQAFFMGLFFMLSSHFSPASLDRKGVGLFLIDRLKRLGIPLLVYALLLNPLLECTLSVFYGFEGSFWQALQEGYLRSLGVGPTWFIEALLIFTILYVLWRRISPCVPVQVKGRVPGNGEIALFAMGLGLITFVVRIWLPVGWWLEPLHVQLAHFPQYIALYILGITAYHRNWFSELTDRQGRIWKWVTIGLIITFPIIFLAGGALQGNLDPFLGGWQWQSLAYSVWEELVCLAVVVTLLIYFRNRFNNQGVLSVAMSEAAYATYIVHAPVIVFLALALRGINIGLTVKFVLVAPLAVAASFLVGYSVKKMPLAREIL, encoded by the coding sequence ATGGTCGGCCAAATAGATAGTGTATCCAGCGACAGTACGTCAAGATTGCTTTATATAGATAACCTGCGCATCCTGCTCGCCATTCTAGTGATCCTGCACCACCTCTCAAGCAGTTATGGAGCGCCGGGAGACTGGTATTACAGCGAGGAGGGTCAACTCGGAGCAGTTACCTCCATGGTCCTGACACTCTTCATCACGCTCAATCAGGCGTTCTTTATGGGGTTGTTCTTCATGCTGTCAAGCCACTTCAGTCCCGCCTCATTGGATCGAAAGGGAGTGGGGCTTTTTCTGATCGATCGCCTTAAGAGACTGGGGATCCCATTGCTCGTTTATGCTTTGTTGCTCAATCCGTTGCTTGAGTGTACGCTTTCTGTCTTTTATGGCTTTGAAGGAAGTTTCTGGCAAGCATTGCAAGAAGGCTACCTGCGTAGCCTTGGTGTGGGGCCAACATGGTTTATCGAAGCCTTGTTGATTTTTACAATTCTGTATGTTCTATGGCGTCGTATCAGCCCATGCGTGCCCGTGCAAGTTAAGGGTAGAGTCCCAGGCAATGGGGAAATTGCACTGTTCGCGATGGGGCTGGGACTCATTACTTTTGTGGTGCGAATCTGGTTGCCAGTGGGGTGGTGGCTCGAGCCATTGCATGTCCAGCTCGCCCACTTCCCTCAGTACATCGCACTGTATATTTTAGGTATTACCGCGTATCATCGCAACTGGTTCAGCGAGCTAACCGACAGGCAGGGCCGAATCTGGAAGTGGGTCACGATTGGCTTGATCATCACCTTTCCGATCATTTTCCTGGCGGGAGGCGCTCTGCAAGGGAATCTTGATCCGTTCCTCGGAGGTTGGCAATGGCAATCGTTGGCTTATTCGGTTTGGGAAGAGTTAGTCTGTTTGGCTGTGGTGGTAACTCTGCTGATCTATTTTCGCAATCGATTCAACAATCAGGGTGTATTGAGTGTGGCGATGTCTGAAGCAGCCTACGCAACTTATATTGTGCATGCGCCAGTCATTGTATTTCTGGCGCTGGCTTTGAGAGGGATTAACATAGGCTTGACTGTTAAGTTTGTCTTGGTGGCTCCTTTGGCGGTGGCAGCATCGTTTCTGGTGGGATATTCAGTCAAGAAGATGCCATTGGCGCGAGAAATATTGTGA
- a CDS encoding pyridoxamine 5'-phosphate oxidase family protein, which yields MGQRFAALNEEHIAFIEAQKMFVVGTALAEGHVNVSPKGMDALRVLGSQRLVWLNLTGSGNETAAHVQRQPRLTLMFCAFEGKPQILRVYGSAREVQRGDAAWEELAALFPPLPGARQLFDVAIELVQTSCGMAVPRYAFLEKRQDLSRWARKQGEDGLRRYWSSRNARSLDGLPTAIGRQE from the coding sequence ATGGGTCAGCGCTTTGCCGCTCTGAACGAGGAGCACATCGCCTTCATCGAGGCTCAGAAGATGTTCGTCGTGGGTACGGCCCTGGCCGAAGGACACGTGAACGTGTCGCCGAAGGGGATGGATGCGCTGCGGGTTCTGGGGTCGCAGCGGCTCGTGTGGCTGAACCTCACCGGCAGCGGCAACGAGACCGCCGCCCACGTGCAGCGCCAGCCGCGCCTGACGCTGATGTTCTGCGCCTTTGAAGGCAAGCCGCAGATCCTGCGGGTGTACGGCAGCGCCCGGGAGGTGCAGCGGGGCGACGCGGCATGGGAGGAGCTGGCGGCGTTGTTCCCGCCGCTGCCGGGGGCGCGGCAGCTGTTTGACGTGGCGATCGAGCTGGTGCAGACCTCCTGCGGCATGGCGGTGCCGCGCTACGCCTTCCTCGAAAAGCGCCAGGATCTGAGCCGCTGGGCCCGGAAACAGGGCGAGGACGGTCTGCGGCGGTACTGGTCGAGCAGGAATGCCCGCAGCCTCGACGGCCTACCCACCGCCATCGGCAGGCAGGAGTGA
- a CDS encoding DUF1214 domain-containing protein yields the protein MTPEHNDGTTPHRLRVADVPVDGFWSISVYNAEGYFEANPHGGYSLNNLTPQPEPDAAVQIVFGASSSQPNWRHIAPGWNDTVRLYLPRAEVLEGLWRFPPATPVES from the coding sequence GTGACACCCGAGCACAACGACGGCACCACCCCCCACCGGCTGCGGGTGGCCGATGTGCCGGTGGACGGGTTCTGGTCGATCAGTGTGTACAACGCCGAGGGCTATTTCGAAGCCAATCCCCATGGCGGCTATTCCCTCAACAACCTCACGCCCCAGCCCGAACCCGACGCCGCGGTCCAGATTGTGTTCGGCGCCAGCTCCAGCCAGCCGAACTGGCGGCACATCGCTCCAGGCTGGAACGACACCGTGAGGCTCTATCTCCCCCGAGCGGAGGTGCTGGAGGGCCTTTGGCGGTTCCCCCCCGCTACACCTGTGGAGAGCTGA
- a CDS encoding ABC transporter substrate-binding protein — protein MARHRALPLEGRIRAVLVSWGTALLLALAGAEVAAASEPVLRVGVVDGAPPCSYRDAGDWQGLSIELWNRIATREGLPYVVTEWPSVQEMLEATRTGRLDVAVGCINVSPDRLARYRFSLPFQEDGLAVMVLQSRLDLGRSFLAALLTPTLLQLLGGYLLVIALLALLTWAVEHYSRQPETLSHGRVRTFGKVFQVLATGPGSNTLVITTRGNAIVLVAYLVRIVSASLLVGYLTVNVAREVQGTAAGRIRSESDLRGLRVGVRSGTVSEALLKELNAGTTGPKVSILPMASIRSGFDLLVSGRVDALLGDNLQLSYLLTHSELNGALPSLALQGIRPESQAFAFASGLPQATAERIDLAISALKRSGVVSSLRQQATEPVSAPAR, from the coding sequence ATGGCACGACACCGAGCCCTTCCCCTCGAAGGGCGCATCAGAGCTGTGCTGGTGAGTTGGGGCACCGCCCTGCTTCTGGCGCTGGCTGGCGCCGAGGTGGCTGCAGCATCGGAACCCGTGCTGCGGGTGGGCGTCGTGGATGGCGCACCGCCGTGCAGCTACCGGGACGCCGGTGACTGGCAGGGGCTGTCCATCGAACTCTGGAACCGGATCGCCACCCGCGAGGGACTTCCTTATGTGGTCACGGAGTGGCCATCCGTTCAGGAGATGCTGGAAGCCACCCGGACGGGCCGGCTGGATGTGGCGGTGGGCTGCATCAACGTCTCCCCGGACCGGCTGGCGCGTTACCGCTTCAGCCTCCCCTTCCAGGAGGACGGGCTGGCCGTGATGGTGCTGCAGAGCCGGCTGGATCTCGGGCGCTCCTTCCTGGCGGCGCTGCTGACGCCCACGCTGCTGCAGCTGCTGGGTGGCTACCTGCTGGTGATCGCGCTGCTTGCCCTGCTCACCTGGGCCGTGGAGCATTACTCCCGGCAGCCCGAGACCCTGAGCCACGGGCGCGTCCGCACATTCGGAAAGGTGTTCCAGGTGCTGGCGACCGGGCCGGGCAGCAACACCCTCGTGATCACCACCCGCGGCAATGCCATCGTGCTGGTGGCCTATCTGGTGCGGATTGTCTCGGCTTCGCTTCTGGTGGGCTATCTCACCGTGAACGTGGCACGGGAGGTGCAGGGCACCGCCGCGGGACGGATCCGTTCCGAGTCCGATCTGCGCGGTCTGCGGGTGGGGGTGCGCAGCGGCACCGTGAGTGAAGCCCTGCTGAAGGAACTCAACGCCGGCACCACAGGCCCGAAGGTCTCGATCCTGCCTATGGCCAGCATCCGTTCGGGGTTCGATCTGCTCGTCTCCGGTCGCGTCGATGCCTTGCTGGGCGACAACCTGCAGCTGAGCTATCTGCTGACACACTCAGAGTTGAATGGCGCGCTGCCCAGCCTGGCCCTGCAGGGAATCCGCCCGGAATCCCAGGCGTTCGCCTTCGCATCTGGCCTGCCTCAGGCCACTGCCGAGCGGATCGATCTGGCGATCAGCGCCCTCAAGCGCAGTGGTGTGGTGAGTTCATTGCGTCAGCAGGCCACGGAGCCGGTCAGTGCCCCTGCACGCTGA
- a CDS encoding mechanosensitive ion channel family protein, whose translation MGTPRQRRSAGWPLGLWPRRLAMAVMALMLVLVNPASGFGWAAGGGTDSSAEAGLSARKHWWDLDRARPCGRFWCSVVVSPHIPLGPGEPRIRLAVGGADGASAQDSAARVEARSTAVATSLRELASQLEASVRSAPTPPPSLGAGLWLDRQQKPRHPLTPSLAIATKNNSPVIVLPADEANNTPLVTLITLTEPDSITNGLDTEALAQRWEGILERTLSEALWGASFDRRFPWARATMVALAAAFGAAGVLVCSPAVRRRRQRVLALGRELIELQQSRSTVEEDKALPGEEAIVEAADGQALRQVQQLERVQRHQSLTIKLIRVLRIAVVVMAVILALFVLPGSRLLALALLRQSAWIPVIWLVMIVLEGLLSWSLARRLNQWAEQAQLAEPNSRRPQQRLGTNLGVIKGTIGVGTTLLGLYLTLLLFGLTPEILAGAGIVAVAVGFLARGLVEDLIGGVRILSADLYAVGDSIAANGHAGLVESMNLLYTQLRGGGGELISLPNGAIRECENRSKDWARVNFEVDIAWRSDLARASALMQAVATELAADPEWSALILEEPQLLGVEQLDQSGVRLKLWIKTQPLKQWGVAREYRWRLKLVFDEAGIEPGIPQRLSLQA comes from the coding sequence ATGGGGACACCACGGCAGCGACGTTCAGCCGGCTGGCCCCTGGGGCTCTGGCCTCGCAGGCTCGCCATGGCCGTGATGGCCCTGATGCTCGTGCTCGTCAACCCGGCGTCCGGCTTTGGATGGGCTGCCGGGGGCGGGACGGACTCCAGTGCGGAGGCGGGGCTGTCGGCCCGCAAGCACTGGTGGGATCTCGACCGGGCCCGTCCCTGCGGCCGCTTCTGGTGCAGCGTGGTGGTGAGTCCTCACATCCCGCTCGGACCTGGCGAGCCGCGCATCCGCCTGGCCGTGGGGGGCGCGGATGGGGCCAGCGCCCAGGACAGCGCCGCCCGGGTGGAGGCCCGCTCCACGGCCGTGGCCACCAGCCTGCGGGAACTGGCCAGCCAGCTGGAGGCCTCCGTGCGCAGCGCCCCGACGCCCCCGCCGAGCCTCGGCGCCGGTCTGTGGCTCGACCGCCAGCAGAAACCCCGTCACCCGCTCACGCCATCGCTGGCGATCGCCACCAAGAACAACAGCCCGGTGATCGTGCTGCCGGCCGATGAGGCGAACAACACCCCGCTGGTGACGCTGATCACCCTCACCGAGCCTGACAGCATCACCAATGGCCTGGACACCGAGGCCCTGGCGCAGCGCTGGGAGGGGATCCTGGAGCGCACCCTGAGCGAAGCGCTCTGGGGAGCCAGCTTCGACCGGCGCTTCCCCTGGGCCCGGGCGACCATGGTGGCTCTGGCCGCCGCCTTCGGCGCGGCCGGTGTGCTGGTGTGCAGCCCGGCCGTGCGTCGGCGCCGCCAGCGGGTGCTGGCGCTGGGGCGGGAGCTGATCGAGCTCCAACAGAGCCGCTCGACCGTCGAGGAGGACAAGGCCCTGCCAGGTGAGGAGGCCATAGTTGAAGCCGCTGATGGCCAGGCTCTCCGGCAGGTGCAGCAGCTGGAGCGCGTCCAGCGCCACCAGTCGCTCACCATCAAGCTGATCCGGGTGCTGCGGATCGCCGTGGTGGTGATGGCCGTGATCCTGGCCCTGTTCGTGTTGCCCGGCAGCCGCCTGCTCGCCCTGGCCCTGCTGCGCCAGTCGGCCTGGATTCCGGTGATCTGGCTGGTGATGATCGTGCTGGAGGGCCTGCTCAGCTGGAGCCTCGCGCGCCGCCTCAACCAGTGGGCGGAGCAGGCGCAGCTGGCGGAGCCCAACTCGCGGCGTCCCCAGCAGCGCCTGGGCACCAATCTCGGGGTGATCAAGGGCACCATCGGGGTCGGCACCACCCTGCTTGGTCTCTATCTCACCCTGCTGCTGTTCGGCCTCACCCCCGAGATCCTGGCCGGGGCAGGCATCGTGGCGGTGGCCGTGGGTTTCCTGGCCCGGGGGCTGGTGGAAGATCTGATCGGCGGCGTGCGGATCCTCAGCGCCGACCTCTATGCCGTCGGCGATTCGATCGCCGCCAACGGCCATGCCGGCCTGGTGGAAAGCATGAACCTTCTCTACACCCAGCTGCGTGGTGGCGGCGGTGAACTGATCAGCCTGCCCAACGGCGCCATCCGCGAGTGTGAGAACCGCAGCAAGGACTGGGCCCGGGTGAACTTCGAGGTGGACATCGCCTGGCGCAGCGATCTGGCCAGGGCCTCCGCGCTGATGCAGGCGGTGGCCACGGAGCTGGCCGCCGATCCGGAGTGGAGTGCCCTGATCCTGGAGGAGCCCCAGCTGCTGGGGGTGGAGCAGCTCGATCAGAGCGGCGTGCGCCTCAAGCTCTGGATCAAGACCCAGCCCCTCAAGCAGTGGGGTGTGGCCCGCGAATACCGGTGGCGGCTCAAGCTGGTCTTCGATGAGGCCGGCATCGAACCCGGCATTCCGCAGCGGCTCTCACTCCAGGCCTGA
- a CDS encoding thioesterase family protein: MPYPPIFAYTIIVPDSAIDGYGHVNNVVYLQWMQDAAIRHPESIVEYRMPENRGWFARESRIEYLAPAFAGDEIEVSTWIAEYRHARGIRKYEFFRKTDGKVIAKGETLFVFVELATGRPTPIPLDMQALFPAFSGQAGSAEPPS, translated from the coding sequence ATGCCGTATCCTCCCATCTTTGCTTATACAATCATTGTCCCGGACAGCGCCATTGACGGCTATGGACACGTCAACAATGTTGTCTATTTGCAATGGATGCAAGATGCGGCGATTCGGCATCCCGAGTCAATCGTCGAGTATCGAATGCCCGAGAACAGAGGCTGGTTTGCGCGTGAGAGTCGGATTGAATATCTTGCTCCTGCTTTTGCGGGAGATGAAATCGAAGTGAGTACATGGATTGCTGAATATAGGCATGCACGCGGAATCAGAAAATATGAATTTTTTCGCAAGACAGATGGCAAAGTCATCGCCAAGGGCGAAACGCTATTTGTGTTTGTTGAATTAGCCACGGGTAGGCCCACCCCGATCCCGCTGGACATGCAGGCACTGTTTCCAGCATTCTCGGGTCAGGCTGGCTCTGCAGAGCCTCCTTCATAG
- a CDS encoding MBL fold metallo-hydrolase: protein MARAAERLAVNVDGPFYVDRSCIDCGTCWQFDPAHFAPTGSSSHVWAQPDGEEETRAALLALQACPVAAIGTSRELLAHTPADGFPSLVASLPQGEVHYCGWASRKSFGASSWLITRRRADGRPDNVLIDSPRWSAALARRIEALGGVNRILLSHRDDVADHQAWAQRFGAARWIHSADASAAPQAEHRFEGTERQRLDDDLLVIPVPGHTAGCVAVLFADQVLFSGDHLWWGVDPPGVVASRRVCWWNWDEQLRSVERLLDLDVRWLFPGHGRWHAFSAGEWRRQLEVTLARVREGQGGEL from the coding sequence ATGGCCCGAGCAGCTGAGCGTCTGGCCGTCAATGTGGATGGTCCCTTCTATGTGGATCGCAGCTGCATCGACTGCGGCACCTGTTGGCAGTTCGATCCGGCCCACTTCGCTCCAACCGGCAGCAGCTCGCACGTCTGGGCGCAGCCGGACGGGGAGGAGGAGACCCGCGCGGCCCTGCTGGCGCTGCAGGCCTGTCCGGTGGCCGCGATCGGCACCAGCCGGGAGCTGCTGGCGCACACTCCAGCCGATGGCTTCCCGTCTTTGGTGGCGAGCCTGCCGCAGGGGGAGGTGCATTACTGCGGCTGGGCGTCGCGCAAGAGCTTCGGGGCCAGCAGCTGGCTGATCACGCGACGGCGAGCCGATGGCCGCCCCGACAACGTGCTGATCGATTCCCCGCGCTGGAGTGCGGCCCTGGCCCGCCGGATCGAGGCCCTGGGCGGCGTGAACCGGATCCTGCTGAGTCACCGCGACGACGTGGCCGACCACCAGGCCTGGGCCCAGCGGTTCGGCGCCGCGCGCTGGATCCACAGCGCCGATGCATCGGCGGCGCCGCAGGCGGAGCACCGCTTCGAGGGCACGGAACGCCAGCGGCTCGATGACGATCTGCTGGTGATTCCGGTGCCGGGACACACGGCCGGCTGCGTGGCGGTGCTGTTTGCCGATCAGGTGCTGTTCAGCGGCGACCATCTCTGGTGGGGGGTGGACCCGCCGGGGGTGGTGGCCTCCCGGCGGGTCTGCTGGTGGAACTGGGACGAGCAGCTGCGCTCAGTGGAGCGGTTGCTGGATCTGGACGTGCGCTGGCTGTTCCCCGGCCATGGCCGCTGGCATGCCTTCTCTGCGGGCGAATGGCGCCGGCAGCTGGAGGTCACGCTGGCGCGGGTGCGAGAGGGACAGGGCGGGGAACTCTGA
- a CDS encoding MEKHLA domain-containing protein: MPLPEPEAGSLPAEAPWLTPAAIERATWLLASHQQAFGRPLIASATAATPTPASAEARQRAQELFAAAAVVLAHDGSADRPDHDPRLIYANRSALTLWRRPWAEMVGLPSRLTAEPAERPGRARLLASARAREAISGYTGIRIDSHGRRFVIQGARLWTLRDSDGRDRGQAAAFSSWWWLPSSPLAVLPPALV, from the coding sequence ATGCCGCTGCCTGAGCCGGAGGCCGGCTCACTCCCCGCCGAGGCTCCCTGGCTCACGCCGGCCGCCATCGAGCGGGCCACCTGGCTGCTGGCCTCCCACCAGCAGGCCTTCGGCCGGCCCCTGATCGCCTCCGCCACAGCAGCGACCCCCACACCGGCTTCTGCTGAAGCCCGCCAGCGGGCCCAGGAGCTGTTCGCGGCAGCCGCCGTGGTGCTCGCCCACGACGGCAGCGCCGACCGGCCTGATCACGACCCCCGCCTGATCTACGCCAACCGCTCGGCCCTGACGCTCTGGCGCCGCCCCTGGGCGGAGATGGTGGGCCTGCCCTCCCGTCTCACGGCCGAGCCCGCCGAGCGGCCAGGCCGGGCCCGACTGCTGGCCAGCGCCCGGGCCCGGGAGGCGATCAGCGGCTACACCGGCATCCGCATCGACAGCCACGGCCGCCGCTTCGTGATCCAGGGAGCCCGCCTCTGGACCCTGCGCGACAGCGACGGCCGCGACCGCGGCCAGGCCGCCGCCTTCTCCAGCTGGTGGTGGCTGCCGTCATCGCCCCTGGCGGTTCTCCCTCCAGCTCTGGTGTAG
- a CDS encoding SWIM zinc finger family protein, whose protein sequence is MTSTSSAITTQLGQQGLGHQPWWVEQWMELINSYRYKKRLERAWSYVREGNVLSIRFEGRRVHARVQGTEEEPYKVKLWLDVLSDDDWGYVLEALGQKARWSAQLLAGVMPQDIERAFAASGRRLFPFKLQEVRSECSCPDKANPCKHVSAVYYLMGDRFSEDPFVLFQLRGRSRTQLLADLAKRRRKQLAAAGGGKRRAAVHVPHPVHPAVSDPSRWWSYASALDPDLVVITPAMEGESGLDEAGELPLAHEPLFPEANRLFLGLLKAQASRVSQQALAQAMGGSNGDAAA, encoded by the coding sequence ATGACCTCCACCTCTTCGGCGATCACCACCCAGCTGGGCCAGCAGGGCCTGGGACACCAGCCCTGGTGGGTGGAGCAGTGGATGGAGCTGATCAACTCCTACCGCTACAAGAAACGGCTCGAGCGCGCCTGGTCCTATGTGCGCGAGGGCAACGTGCTCTCGATCCGCTTCGAGGGGCGGCGGGTGCATGCCCGCGTGCAGGGCACGGAGGAGGAGCCCTACAAGGTGAAGCTCTGGCTGGATGTGCTCAGTGACGACGACTGGGGCTACGTACTCGAGGCCCTCGGCCAGAAGGCCCGCTGGTCGGCCCAGCTGCTGGCCGGGGTGATGCCCCAGGACATCGAGCGCGCTTTCGCCGCCAGCGGCCGCCGCCTGTTCCCCTTCAAGCTTCAGGAGGTGCGCAGCGAGTGCAGCTGCCCCGACAAGGCCAATCCCTGCAAGCACGTCAGCGCCGTCTACTACCTGATGGGCGATCGCTTCAGCGAAGACCCCTTCGTGCTCTTCCAGCTGCGGGGCCGCTCCAGGACCCAGTTGCTCGCCGACCTGGCCAAGCGCCGACGGAAACAGCTGGCCGCAGCCGGAGGCGGCAAGCGCCGGGCCGCCGTTCATGTGCCTCACCCCGTCCATCCAGCCGTGAGCGACCCGAGCCGCTGGTGGTCGTACGCCTCAGCTCTGGATCCGGATCTGGTGGTGATCACTCCGGCCATGGAGGGGGAGAGCGGGCTCGATGAAGCCGGTGAGCTGCCCCTGGCCCACGAACCCCTCTTCCCCGAGGCCAACCGTCTCTTCCTGGGCCTGCTGAAGGCCCAGGCCAGCCGGGTGAGTCAGCAGGCCCTGGCCCAGGCCATGGGTGGCAGCAATGGCGATGCCGCTGCCTGA
- a CDS encoding methyltransferase: MADNPVETLLQLAAGHYLPRCLHAVANLGVADALDNTPQPVSALAQATGSDPAALDRALRILSANGVFEFRGGCVVHTPESLMLRSDHPQSMRSLVRMFGLPAFWASVGQLEYSIRSGQPCADKVLPGGIWGYLAAHPDDSRIFDEAMTSKAHGQIQGVITAYDFSIFSTIVDVGGGRGHLLQSVLSEAQQASGILFDQSHVIEQAAGMASDRLRLQPGDFFNDVLPAGDAYLLMEVIHDWDDTASKTILTSVRRAAHEHSKVLLIEAILPDDPGPNWPRTLDIAMLAIGGRQRTLPDYSQLFSQCGLAMTRAIDTGAGVSIVEASPIQADQPPNGAVARL, translated from the coding sequence ATGGCGGACAATCCAGTTGAAACCTTGCTCCAGTTGGCTGCCGGTCATTATTTACCGCGTTGTCTCCATGCCGTCGCCAACCTTGGTGTCGCAGACGCCCTGGACAACACGCCCCAGCCCGTTTCTGCCCTCGCCCAGGCGACCGGCTCAGATCCAGCGGCCCTTGATCGAGCGCTTCGGATTCTCTCCGCCAATGGTGTATTCGAGTTCCGAGGGGGATGTGTCGTGCATACTCCCGAGTCGCTCATGCTCCGTAGCGATCATCCCCAATCCATGCGTTCGCTCGTGCGGATGTTCGGATTGCCTGCCTTCTGGGCTTCTGTCGGTCAGCTGGAATATTCCATTCGAAGCGGCCAGCCATGCGCGGACAAGGTGTTGCCCGGTGGAATCTGGGGTTACCTCGCTGCACATCCTGACGACAGCCGCATCTTTGATGAAGCCATGACCAGCAAAGCTCATGGGCAAATTCAGGGTGTAATCACGGCGTATGATTTTTCGATCTTCTCTACAATCGTCGATGTCGGTGGCGGTCGAGGCCATCTGCTCCAGTCCGTGCTCTCTGAGGCACAACAGGCCTCTGGCATCCTGTTTGACCAATCCCACGTCATTGAGCAAGCGGCGGGGATGGCATCCGATCGCCTGAGGCTGCAACCAGGCGACTTCTTCAACGACGTGTTGCCAGCCGGCGATGCCTACCTGCTGATGGAAGTCATTCACGACTGGGATGACACGGCTTCAAAGACGATTTTGACGTCGGTGCGTCGCGCTGCTCACGAACACTCGAAAGTCCTTCTCATCGAGGCCATTCTGCCGGACGATCCTGGGCCGAACTGGCCCAGGACTCTGGACATCGCCATGCTGGCGATCGGCGGGCGTCAGCGGACGCTGCCCGACTATTCACAACTCTTCAGCCAATGTGGCTTGGCGATGACCCGAGCGATCGACACGGGCGCCGGGGTCTCCATTGTTGAGGCCAGTCCCATCCAGGCAGACCAACCTCCGAATGGCGCCGTCGCTCGACTGTGA